The Gopherus evgoodei ecotype Sinaloan lineage chromosome 4, rGopEvg1_v1.p, whole genome shotgun sequence nucleotide sequence CCTTGCCCCAGCTCTGGCGCCAAGAGGAAGGATGTGGAGGAATGAGTGCCCCCTTGTTGGCTTTTAGAACATGGGCACTTTTGTAAAGGTATGTGACTGTCATTGGCTAGAGTGTTGGGAGGATTCACAGGGCTGGAAGGTATAGCCATCAGATAGGGAAATGTCAGCCGTGTTTGCTTTCTGCATGTTGGTGACTTTTGCTGGTGCTGATGTGAAACCGATAAGTAACTTCACTTCATGCATAGATTAGCTGTATGCACATTGTAATTCCTCGCCTAATGGCTGGCAAGCTACATTGTATGCACTAGTGTGTGTGAAACTGTTATTTTCACTCCTGGCTGTTGGGCTAAGTACTAGCTTCTGGAGCACAGTGGTTCCTGCTCTGCTGCATGATGTCCCAGCCTCAGGGTCCCTGAGCCACCGGCAAACTCCTTGCAATAATTGAAAGTGCATGGTGTTTCCACTTTGTTGAAGTGAGAAGGAAGATAGGTGCACGTCCCTATCCCATTGTCCCCCTGTGTTCAGCCTCAGAAGGGCCAAATGTATTTCAGCCCTATGCTAGAGGgcttgtttgggggtgggggagtggcagaGGGAAAGAGGTTTATGCTCCATGACCCATTTATGCTGTAATTTATGCTGAGGCTGCCAACCTGAGGGCTAGTTGCTACCAGCTatggtggtggttttgtgatgtgccCACATGACCTCTGGGAATGGAACTCGGATCCATGAAAACTCACTTTGCAGAGCCATCAAACAGATAGGAACTACTGTCAGTCATTAGTGTTGGAAATGGTGACCTCAAGGTGAGTGGCCCTGTTGCCCAGTCCCTGAAGCCCACTTGCCACTCGCAACACAGTCTCTGAAGCTCATACTGCATTGTCTTTATTGCAGATATCACAGGTTCAGAACAGGAATCTGTAGTCTAATTGTTCTTTACAGTAAACTGGGCTGATTGGATGTTCCATAGCCTTTTTGGTATCATGCATTAGTGATCTCTTTAAGAAGACTGATTtttctcagctcccactgaagcatatcatgtgtgtagggggaggaagagatggggagTCCTGCTGGCCCCTCAGAGTTATGGGGCACTGAATATTTGTTGATAGGAGCTGTGAGCTGTGTGGATTTGAGAAGGAGTCACTGAACTACACATGGTGTGCTTTGTGTTCTAGATGCAGCTGTGATCCTCAGCTGTTTGTCTCACCGAAGGGACCCGATGTTTTACATTATTGGTAAGTGGAGAGGCAGCCCTaatgtctgtgtatctctctgtaGGAACCTGAGGGTTTCCCTAAGTCTTCTACTGTCTTGAATGCTTTCACATTGGTTTAGGGTCTATCTAATAAACAAGAAGTTTTCTTGCCACATTGCCCTCCTCTTCAACCCCAAGCAGACTCATCCCATTGACCTCACTCCTGGCTCATCCCTCCCCTTTACGTTTATGGACTAGTGCGGGTTTGTTTCCGCCATGATGCATGCTTGTCCAGTTTTAAATATTACAAGTGGTAGTTGTCCCATTGTTTCCTTTGGTGGAAAGTCAGTAGTTTTATGTAGGCATTTATAGAAAACCACTTGCAAATGTATCTAGATTCTCCTGTGCCATACTTCAGGCTCTGGGCAGCTACAACCGTCTGCAGTCAATTCATAGGCATACATAGAATCTAAAACCTAGGGACGTTTATAGTAATCTAGTGTGACCTTCTGAATAACACAGAACACAGAAGTTCccacagtaatttctgcatccagcccataacttctggttgagttaGAGCATATTctgtagaaagacatccaatctcaGTGCTTTGCTGGGCCATGTTGCCATAACCATCCTATattctttccctgctgcaggtgGGATCACAGTATCTGTTATAGCCTTCTTCTTCACCATTAAGTTCCTCTTTGAGCTTGCCGCACGTGTAGTCAGCTTCCTCCAGCATGAGGACCGGGAGCGTCGAGGGGAGCGAACTATTTATGACTACGTGCGAGGCAACTATTTGGACCCCCGCTCCTGCAAAGTCTCCTGGGATTGGAAGGACCCCTATGAGGTGGGCCACAGCATGGCCTTCCGAGTGCATGTAAGGGAATGTTTCTGTCTCCACACAGATTGGGGTTAGGAGCAGAGTTTTATCTCTAGGAGAAGGGAAAATTTCTTCACTGTTTGgagggtgtgggacagggtgaggtcCTCTCCTGTTTATCTGTTAGGTCATTTTCATGGTTGAACTGAATATAGTGTGTGTTTCTAACAAACTCCTTTCATGCGATTGCATGTCATCGGCACAGACTAGGTCAACTGCTGGGGTGAGTGTCTCCTATGCACCTTCCTTTAGGGTGAATTGGTGGGGGGCACTACATAGTTCTCTCTGGGGACACGTGGACAAGACCTAGTGGTCTTCCTGTAAGGATGCGGCTTTCCCTGCTCTACTTGTGGGCTTGAATTCTGTTGATCCTGCTCTAGATGCACACTAACTATTCAGGGATCAATTGCCCAGAAACTTGTTCTTCTCAAGTCATCTTTTTGAACCCCAGCACAATAAGGGACAAGGGAGAGGGGGTCCAGAGCTCAGAGGTACTCACTGTCCCCTCTTTCTCTAGGAGAACGGTGCCCATACCATGGGGCTATGGGGCCTTGTTCTGCATTTGCTGTCCCCTCATTCCCTTGCTGAGGCATGGCTCCATCCTGCCCCTCTGTTGCAAGGTGGCTGgtttctctctgtccctgcaccCCATATCTCTGCTGACCTGGGCTTCTCCATTCCCCATGCAGTTATTCTATAAGAATGGGCAGCCCTTCCCTGCTCATCGGCCTGTGGGGCTGCGAGTTCAAATCTGCCATGTGGAGCTAGCAATGGATATTCCTGTGACCCAGGAAGTCCTTCAAGAGCCCAATTCCAATGTGGTGAAAGTGGCCTTCACTGTGCGCAGGGCTGGGCGATATGAGATTACCATAAAGCTCGGCGGCTTGAATGTGGCATACAGCCCCTACTACAAAGTGTTTCAGCCAGGTAAGGTCTAGGTGAATTGATAGTGAGCCTGAGTGGATATAGAGGTGTCAGAGACACCAAGGTATACATGTTGGTTGCTGAGATATATATGTGGGGAGGGTTTACCCCCTCTGCAGTCTGTTCTTCACACATGCCACCCCAAATAGTAGAGACTCTTGGTTTAAGCAAGCTTATGAGCAGCAAGCATAGGAAAACGGAAGCTGGAGTAGGCTGCTAGTGCCTCTCAGCCTACATAGCCATTGGCACCATACCATCTCTTGTGGGTAACTTCATCCTGGCCTAGCTAAGTGGTCAGAGAATGCCTTTATGCACAAAGATTGAGAATTATAATTTATATCTTAGGTTATGTCACTGCAAGTGCTATTTTGATTTGACTCTAATCCTCTTGGATCTTCTTAACTTTGCTTCATTGATTTCCTGCAGCAATGAATTCCGCAGATTAATTATACATTACTTGGAAAAGCTTCCTTTTTTccttataattaatttttttctgtttgattcCAATCAGCATATTTTATACCCTCTGTGCATGTACAATAAAAATACATCCGTTAAATAATTTTACAAATAGACAATACCAGTTAAGTTGCCCCCTTTATTGCCTCCAAAAAAAAGAGGATGCCCAAAACTTACTCAATACACTTCTGGCTAAAGCTTGCATTACTAACTGAGTCTTACAGATCAACTGATTTGTACTTTATTGGACTGGCTGCGGGAATGAGTTCCAGAGTTGAGGGCTAAAGTGCTAGCATGATTGGAGTGGAGGACACTCttctaaataaaaacaacaagaagtccagtggcaccttaaaggctaacagatttgaGAATTAACCTTGTTCAGGGTATTGGGCCTCTATCCCCTGGCAAGCTCTTTCCTCCCCATTCCATGCATTTCAGTGCTTAGTGGCTTGGTTCTCTAGCTGCGGAGGCGGGGAATATATTACGAATTCATCCATTCTTTACAGGGCATTGTGCTCCTATCTTGTTAGCTCTCTGCTGTTGTACCCAGGGCTGTCTCTAATtctaaattctctctctttgtttcagGGATGGTGGTTCCCTCCAAGACCAAAATCGTCTGCCACTTTTCCACTCTGGTGCtgacctgcaggcagcagcacaccTTGCAGATTGTCCCCAGAGATGAGTATGATAATCCAACCAGCAATTCTGTGTCCCTGGTAGATGAGCACAACTACAGCCTTTCCATCCATGAGGTGAGTTGACTCCATCCCCCTCTCCCAGTCTTGTACTGAGCTAGAGAATATTGTCCTCTCCATTGatgttctctctctttgtctAGCTGGGTCCCCAAGAGGAAGAGAGCTCTGGCGTTTTGTTTGAGAAATCAGTGGTGTCCAATCGGCAGACTTGCCAAGTATTCCTGCGACTCACCCTGCACCGTAGAGGCTGTTTCCATGCTTGTATCTCCTACCAAACCCAGCCTATTAGCAATGGCGATTTTGACATTATTGTCCTAAGTGGTGAGTTGAAAGGTGCTAGGTGATCCCAGACCAATTGCACCTGCTACTGGATGCCATATGTTCTAGTCAAGTAgagctgtggttttttttttttaaatgtggcttCCCTCCGTGCTAGCCATACTCAGTTGCCCTGGTAATGTCCAttcatgtaaaatattatttaaatgagGTGAATTTGGTTCTGGTAAAGAAAGCTAGATGGAGAAAACACTGGAGACAGACATTCCCTGTCCCCACAACAGGTATAAACCAGGAGCTGCCTCCTTCCTTGCCTCAAAGGGGAATTATTTAGAGATTGAGCAGTTGACCGTGGCCTACTCATTCCTTTGCATCTCACAGGTTAACAATAGGGGGCCAATTTTGGgcatgctttgagatctacagatgaagagTACAATATAAAAGATAAGTGGTATTCCTGATTGTTCTGTGATGTGGTTCTCTGTCCCACAAGGAGGGAAGCTACCAATTTATTTCACACAAGCTACTGAATGACTGTCATATGCTTATGGCTTTTGGTCACTACAGGCAGAAGTCAGATTAGAACTGGTGCCATAGAAGTGAAAGGTTCTGTAttccttctctctgtctctccccaccctcttccAAGTCAGCTTATCTCCCCTACCTATGAACAGGCCCGACATACTAATGCCCTGGAGGTGAAAGGCTTCATATTCCATTCTTGACTCAATTTACCAAGTTCCCACTTAGCGGGTTAGACTTTTTGTTAGTGCCTTTCTGTGGACTCTGAGCTTAATGTGAGATGCTGAACTTCGTTTCTTGGCTGTATCAAGCTTTACATGTGTTCCATCTGTGTCATTTAGAAAATGAAATGAACATTGTAGAGCGCAATGTGTCCACATCAGGGGTCAGTATCTACTTTGAGGCCTATCTTTACAACTCTGCTAGCTATGCCAACACGCAGTGGCACTTCCCGCCCATGCATCTGGGCTCCTCCCAGCGCCGTCCTTCTACTGCAACTGAGGATGAGGATGAAGACTCTCCATCTGACAGCCAGACTCCTGAGAAAGTGAAGAAACCTAAAAAAGTGTATTGCTACGTGTCACCCAAGGTAAAGCCACATGGTTGCTGCTCTTTAGTTTTGATTCAAATGTTCTGGCATTTCAGACATTGCCTTGCCAATCACTTTGGGCTCTGCTTCTAGACTTGTCAGACTTGGCTGGTAAAGTTTGTCTAAACTAAGTGTTTGTTTAAACTTGTTATTTCAGATTCctttcctctgtttttttttctcccctaaaGGATCCCAAGATGTTAAATTTAAAGCCAGGGAACAAATGTAGTGGGAGCCCGATAGAGTGAAGATGTCTGCCACAGAACAGATAGGGATTTATTAGGTGTGCTCGCCAAGGCAGGCAGTCTTTTCATTGAAGATGGGAAACAGGAGTATAAGCTACATGTTAATGACATTCATAGCTGATACCAAATTGGGAGGAGCTGCAAACACTAGTCTAGTGAGGGCAGAGAGATACAAAGGGACCTAGAAAGTTTAGGAACATGGAGGGCGGGGGGGAATATAATAAGGTTCAGCTTTGGAAAATGCAGCTGCAACATCTGGGGAAAATGATCCGCAACCTAGCTTATCAATGGGAGTGAGAAACCTTAAAAGCAGGAACAGCTGAGGATGACTAAAAGAGGGAATAGGCAGAAAATTTACACTTTGCAATTCAGTGTCAGTTAAAAAGACTGCTGCAGTTTTAGCATTGCATATGTAGAAGCATCATATCGCAGAGCAGGGGCAtgtaacagtctctctctgtctgatccaaaacccattgaagtcaatgggagtcttttcattgacttcagtgggctttgaattagTTCCTATATGGGTCTGGTGAGACTGGCCATCAAGTGTCCTCAGTGTGGAATACTTATAGATCATGATCAGGAGGAGGAAAATCAGATTAAAAACAGTAAAACTGATCAGGGGGCTAGGAAGACTGATTTAGGAAAAAAGGTTAGAAAAGCACAATCTGTTTAATAACGAAAGTGAAGGGATTAACATATACAAACCTAGAACAGAGAATGGTTATTTAGTGCGATACCTTGGGGTATAACTAGGAGAAATGGAAggaaattaagaaagggacaaTGTAGATTTTGCCATTATAACAAGATCAATATTTACAGCAACCATTGACCCTCCACTCTCCACCAAAACCCCTTTCCTAAGGAGAGTGCCTAGGGAAACCAGGAGAGCAGAAAATTCCATTAGAGACCTCACTTTGCCAATCCATTAACTTGAGAGGGGTTCAAGTAATACAGTAATAGGTACCCATGTAAAACCATAACCTAGGAAAAATCTTCCTGACAGCGAGAGAGAGATGAGGCTGTGAAACAGTCACCAAATGGTAGAGGGGAAACCACATTGCTTGGTATATTTAAACCTAGATTGAATGCAGTATTAGAAAATGTAGAACTGGGAATGATGTCCGAGGGGGAATGATCCAGTAGTCCTCTCACTCTGATTCAGGGAGATAATTTTGGACTTTCATCAAGTTTCACTGTTAAATTTCCTGATATTGGCGATCATTCTGAATGCCTTCTGTAGTAGCTACTGCTTGGGTTGGAAGAGAGACCCCCTGGGCACCTGTCTAATCTGTGCATTTCTTATGTACCCATAACTATAGTGTTTGGGCACCGTATATATAAATGTAGAGCATCATTCCTGTCCAACAGACCCATGCTGTCCAGCCTAGCAGTTACTTACATAGGGCCGTTCTCATTTGCTCAACTCCAGgaaagtactttgcctcagtctttaataaggctaataaGCCAGGAACTCCAGGAAAATTGCTGCTGACCATTCCCCATTCCCTCTGGAGCcttgggaatgcaggggaggggactcTTCCTTGGTAggattgggaaggaggtaggtggtgtaggatattgctcttctcatgcgatccctcccccatggctctcttTGCTCTATCGCTGAAGGAGGCCTTGTAGTGTACCCTAAAGGTGCTAAAATTGGGGCTTAGCCTGCTCTCCAGTGAGAGAGAGTTCCACAGCTGAGGGCCTTCTGCCAGAAATGCTCTGCATGGTGAAGAGACCAAACTGGCCTGGTCAGCCCCAGATTCAACaattgcaagattttttttttttaatttgtttgaacTTGATGTTCATGAAATTCAAGGAGTAACTGCAATAATTTGGCCAGTCCAGGATAACTTTCCTCAGGacttcccagctctgtcagtgcatTGCAGTCCTGTCCTGTAGCATCCCTTGTTATTTGAATCCTGGCTTCCACCCTAAATTCCCATACACCAACTGTCTTTTTAAAAGCTAAGGTGTGTGCCATTGGCCTGTTAATGCATGCCCTGGTTTACTGCTATGTTTATGTCACATCAGTGTGTCCTGGGCGCTTCAGACAAGTGTAACAATTAAGTCCTTTTGGCAGGTTGCTTACAGTCATTCTTCTCTCCCATGTCACTGCGTAGCGGAGGTTTGAAGGGCATGTGTATTGTCACAGGAGAGGTTTTGGAAGGAGGCTTTCCCTGTGGGTTTGTTCATCCTGTGTCTTGAGTCTATAGAGTACTTTAGAAAGGAGCTTTAGTAGAAATGTGGCTGCTAATGATTTCTCTGCCCTATGGCTCCCCAGCAATTCTCAGTGAAGGAATTCTACTTGAAGATCATTCCTTGGCGCCTCTTCACCTTCAGAGTGTGTCCTGGGACCAAGGTGGGTTTGTCTCCATCCAGTTATTGTTGCCATTCCCACCCTATCATCCCTTGTTGCTGAATAACGATCTGCCTGTTAGATCTGCTGTTGGGGTAGTGGGGTTATTTCCACTGAACAGCAGTTAGATACATGAAATCCAGGAACTCTCAAAACATCTTTCCTACCAGAGTACTGGAAATGTGTGCGAGCAGGGCCAGCCATGTCTCTTCTCCTCATCCTAACATCAGGATCCTAGATATCACTCTCAATCCTCTACCACACTTCTCCTAATTGCTTtactggaggaggaagaaggcATCTAGTTTTGGTCCCCCTGAAGCCCATACTGTTTGAAGTGGGCTTTATAAAGGCAACATTCCAGCTGGAATCCAGACGCTAGAGGCAGTGTGCCTGTTAATTGGTTCTGTGTGGGTGTGCAGATGGGAAGGTGTGTGTGCAGAAAGTGCTCTTAGTATATGTACTACACATGCTGTGCTCTCTGCTGCACAGTGGTTTGACCACTGTCCTGCGTCTCGTTGCTGCTAGTTTTCTtaccatgggcctgatcctgtgcacAAGCTGCTGACACTGGTGGTAGATGATGGGATCCAGCCCCCTGTGGAGCTCAGCTGCAAGGAGAGGAACATCTTGGCAGCCACTTTCATTCGTTCTCTGCATAAAAACATAGGTAAAAGAGGCTGGTGGGACAGATACTATGATTGGGGGATTCAGGTTGCTGCATCCCCAGGTTGCATGAATCAcggggtggcaggcagggagtTAGCACTTGAGGTCATTTATTCCACTCTACTTAGAGTTATATAACCCTTCTAGGAATTGCAGAGTAGTCCTCTGTCTCCCCCTTCTGCTTCTGATAACACTTCCAGTGAATGGATTTCATTGTCCCTGGCTTCTCATGCTCAGCAGGCTTTTCTGTCATTTCTCTGAAGGCATTTCTATGAGTGGCTGAATGTCTGAAAGAGTCAACCACAAACTGTCCCCTGGGAGTTCTGCTGTCCCTGCCTTCCATGGCAGATCACTCTGACCATAGAGCAGTCCTATGCAAATAGGGATGGGGACCCCATCTTGACACATGAGGTGTTGGCAGCTCAGATGCAATCATAAGATCACTGTTTCAGGAGGCTCAGAGACCTTTCAGGACAAAGTGAACTTCTTCCAACGGGAGTTGCGTCAAGTGCATATGAAGAGACCTCACTCCAAGGTTACACTGAAGGTCAGCCGCCACGGCCTGCTGGAATCTGTGAGTGAGCTCATGGCAGTTGGCACCTGGGGGGACAATAGGCTGTTCTCACTTATGCCCAGGACCCATCCCTGCGCCAGTTACTCTCTAGTGAAATCCAGGTTGACACCTACTGGAGGAACAATGATGACGTTTGAGCTTCTAGCTCCAGGGCATAAACTGATCACCAGCCTtgggaagggaaacaaaaaaaaattctcatttgatAATATTACATAATTCAATATATGTTGAAAGCCTTACACCTCTGACATCAGTCACTGATAGTTGCTAGGACTTAGGGGCAGTTGATCTCTCCTGGTATGGCAGTAGCAATGTCTGGGCTAAAGGGACAGTTGATTTGTGTGTGGTTAGAAAGAGCCCTGAGTACTGTCAAGGCAAGCTGTATTGTGACAAGCACTGCCTTTGTCCAGTGTGCTTTGTTCGGGTTTGGCAACTGTTCCTGCTTGTGGGAAGCTGCGTACTTCCCCCTTATACTGTAAGAGCCAGtgatgctctgagcagggaggaggccCTGGCCTGGCACTGTTATTTCCTTGCACAGTTCTTTAGAAAAATATAAGAAAATCCTGATAGTTGTCCTATATCAGATTCTTACTATTCCTTGAAAAATGGGAACCCACCCTAGATACTCTGAGAATTATGTCATGTCAGTTAGGGTAGACCAAGCCGAAGAATGTGGAACTTTGGCAATAACAGCTGCAGAGCACTGACTCACTCTGTTTGCAAAGTGTTCTGCAGAGCATTAGCAGTGAGACTTGACTCAGACTGACCTGTTATAGTCCTTAACTGATCTTCTAAATTAGATGCAATAGAACTATCAGTTGCCATGACTTGTTATGCCATGTGTGTTTTgggacagaaatggaaaagaccaGATGTCGGGGAGGGAAGACTGGTTGAGAGTCTCTTTGATATGGTTGAAAGCgacagagtcctatggcaccttatagactaacggacgtattggagcataagctttcgtgggtaatagccacttcatcagatgaatttATATGGTTGGTAAATTT carries:
- the AREL1 gene encoding apoptosis-resistant E3 ubiquitin protein ligase 1 isoform X3, which encodes MFYIIGGITVSVIAFFFTIKFLFELAARVVSFLQHEDRERRGERTIYDYVRGNYLDPRSCKVSWDWKDPYEVGHSMAFRVHLFYKNGQPFPAHRPVGLRVQICHVELAMDIPVTQEVLQEPNSNVVKVAFTVRRAGRYEITIKLGGLNVAYSPYYKVFQPGMVVPSKTKIVCHFSTLVLTCRQQHTLQIVPRDEYDNPTSNSVSLVDEHNYSLSIHELGPQEEESSGVLFEKSVVSNRQTCQVFLRLTLHRRGCFHACISYQTQPISNGDFDIIVLSENEMNIVERNVSTSGVSIYFEAYLYNSASYANTQWHFPPMHLGSSQRRPSTATEDEDEDSPSDSQTPEKVKKPKKVYCYVSPKSMKATRNFSISDWSKNFEVIFQDEEALDWGGPRREWFELICKALFDTTNQLFTRFSDNNQALVHPNPGRPPHLRLKVYEFAGRLVGKCLYESSLGGAYKQLVRARFTRSFLAQIIGLRMHYKYFETDDPEFYKSKVCFILNNDVSEMELVFAEEKYNKLGQLEKVVELVTGGAQVLVTNENKIFYLNLLAQYRLANQVREEVDHFLKGLNELIPENLLAIFDENELELLMCGTGDISVCDFKAHAVLVGGSWHFREKVMRWFWTVVSSFTQEELARLLQFTTGSSQLPPGGFAALCPSFQIIAAPTHSTLPTAHTCFNQLCLPTYDSYEEVHKMLQLAISEGCEGFGML
- the AREL1 gene encoding apoptosis-resistant E3 ubiquitin protein ligase 1 isoform X1; translation: MFYIIGGITVSVIAFFFTIKFLFELAARVVSFLQHEDRERRGERTIYDYVRGNYLDPRSCKVSWDWKDPYEVGHSMAFRVHLFYKNGQPFPAHRPVGLRVQICHVELAMDIPVTQEVLQEPNSNVVKVAFTVRRAGRYEITIKLGGLNVAYSPYYKVFQPGMVVPSKTKIVCHFSTLVLTCRQQHTLQIVPRDEYDNPTSNSVSLVDEHNYSLSIHELGPQEEESSGVLFEKSVVSNRQTCQVFLRLTLHRRGCFHACISYQTQPISNGDFDIIVLSENEMNIVERNVSTSGVSIYFEAYLYNSASYANTQWHFPPMHLGSSQRRPSTATEDEDEDSPSDSQTPEKVKKPKKVYCYVSPKQFSVKEFYLKIIPWRLFTFRVCPGTKFSYHGPDPVHKLLTLVVDDGIQPPVELSCKERNILAATFIRSLHKNIGGSETFQDKVNFFQRELRQVHMKRPHSKVTLKVSRHGLLESSMKATRNFSISDWSKNFEVIFQDEEALDWGGPRREWFELICKALFDTTNQLFTRFSDNNQALVHPNPGRPPHLRLKVYEFAGRLVGKCLYESSLGGAYKQLVRARFTRSFLAQIIGLRMHYKYFETDDPEFYKSKVCFILNNDVSEMELVFAEEKYNKLGQLEKVVELVTGGAQVLVTNENKIFYLNLLAQYRLANQVREEVDHFLKGLNELIPENLLAIFDENELELLMCGTGDISVCDFKAHAVLVGGSWHFREKVMRWFWTVVSSFTQEELARLLQFTTGSSQLPPGGFAALCPSFQIIAAPTHSTLPTAHTCFNQLCLPTYDSYEEVHKMLQLAISEGCEGFGML
- the AREL1 gene encoding apoptosis-resistant E3 ubiquitin protein ligase 1 isoform X2, with the protein product MFYIIGGITVSVIAFFFTIKFLFELAARVVSFLQHEDRERRGERTIYDYVRGNYLDPRSCKVSWDWKDPYELFYKNGQPFPAHRPVGLRVQICHVELAMDIPVTQEVLQEPNSNVVKVAFTVRRAGRYEITIKLGGLNVAYSPYYKVFQPGMVVPSKTKIVCHFSTLVLTCRQQHTLQIVPRDEYDNPTSNSVSLVDEHNYSLSIHELGPQEEESSGVLFEKSVVSNRQTCQVFLRLTLHRRGCFHACISYQTQPISNGDFDIIVLSENEMNIVERNVSTSGVSIYFEAYLYNSASYANTQWHFPPMHLGSSQRRPSTATEDEDEDSPSDSQTPEKVKKPKKVYCYVSPKQFSVKEFYLKIIPWRLFTFRVCPGTKFSYHGPDPVHKLLTLVVDDGIQPPVELSCKERNILAATFIRSLHKNIGGSETFQDKVNFFQRELRQVHMKRPHSKVTLKVSRHGLLESSMKATRNFSISDWSKNFEVIFQDEEALDWGGPRREWFELICKALFDTTNQLFTRFSDNNQALVHPNPGRPPHLRLKVYEFAGRLVGKCLYESSLGGAYKQLVRARFTRSFLAQIIGLRMHYKYFETDDPEFYKSKVCFILNNDVSEMELVFAEEKYNKLGQLEKVVELVTGGAQVLVTNENKIFYLNLLAQYRLANQVREEVDHFLKGLNELIPENLLAIFDENELELLMCGTGDISVCDFKAHAVLVGGSWHFREKVMRWFWTVVSSFTQEELARLLQFTTGSSQLPPGGFAALCPSFQIIAAPTHSTLPTAHTCFNQLCLPTYDSYEEVHKMLQLAISEGCEGFGML